In Pseudomonas alcaliphila JAB1, a single window of DNA contains:
- a CDS encoding ParA family protein: MAKVFAIANQKGGVGKTTTCINLAASLVATKRRVLLIDLDPQGNATMGSGVDKHGLEHSIYDVLIGECDLSQAMQFSEHGGYQLLPANRDLTAAEVALLEMKMKESRLRYALAPIRENYDYILIDCPPSLNMLTINALVAADGVIIPMQCEYYALEGLSDLVNSIQRIAQLLNPKLQIEGLLRTMYDPRISLTNDVTAQLKQHFGDKLYDAVIPRNVRLAEAPSFGMPALVYDKQSRGAIAYLALAGELVRRQRAAAKTATA; this comes from the coding sequence ATGGCCAAGGTATTCGCGATCGCCAATCAGAAAGGCGGCGTGGGCAAAACCACGACGTGCATCAACCTGGCCGCTTCACTGGTGGCGACCAAGCGCCGCGTGCTGCTGATCGACCTCGACCCGCAGGGCAACGCGACCATGGGCAGCGGTGTCGACAAACACGGTCTTGAGCACTCGATCTACGACGTGCTGATCGGCGAGTGCGACCTGAGCCAGGCCATGCAGTTCTCCGAGCACGGCGGCTACCAGCTGCTGCCGGCCAACCGTGACCTGACTGCCGCGGAAGTCGCCCTGCTCGAGATGAAGATGAAGGAAAGCCGCCTGCGTTATGCCCTGGCGCCGATCCGCGAGAACTACGACTACATCCTCATCGACTGCCCGCCATCGCTGAACATGCTGACCATCAACGCCCTGGTCGCCGCCGATGGCGTGATCATCCCCATGCAGTGCGAGTACTACGCGCTCGAGGGGCTTTCCGACCTGGTCAACAGCATCCAGCGCATCGCCCAGCTGCTCAATCCCAAGCTGCAGATCGAAGGTCTGCTGCGCACCATGTACGACCCGCGCATCAGCCTGACCAATGACGTCACGGCTCAGCTCAAGCAGCACTTCGGCGACAAGCTGTATGACGCTGTGATCCCGCGCAACGTGCGTCTGGCCGAAGCACCGAGCTTCGGCATGCCGGCGCTGGTCTACGACAAACAATCCCGTGGTGCCATCGCCTACTTGGCATTGGCCGGCGAGCTGGTGCGCCGTCAGCGCGCCGCCGCGAAAACCGCTACCGCTTAA
- the rsmG gene encoding 16S rRNA (guanine(527)-N(7))-methyltransferase RsmG, which yields MMSVTQRHAEELRQGARELGIELSAQQQEQLLAYLGLLIKWNKAYNLTAVRDPDEMVSRHLLDSLSVVPFVAELGDNWLDVGSGGGMPGVPLAIMFPERRFTLLDSNGKKTRFLVQVKLELKLANLEVVHNRVEAYRPEQPFDGISSRAFSSLEDFSNWTRHLGSVDTQWLAMKGVHPDDELQALPTDFRLSATHVLRVPGCQGQRHLLILRRSV from the coding sequence CTGATGTCGGTCACTCAGCGTCACGCCGAAGAACTGCGGCAGGGGGCCCGCGAGCTGGGTATCGAACTCAGCGCGCAGCAGCAGGAACAACTGCTCGCCTATCTGGGCCTGCTGATCAAGTGGAACAAGGCCTACAACCTCACCGCGGTGCGTGATCCCGACGAGATGGTCTCGCGCCACCTGCTCGACAGCCTGTCGGTGGTGCCGTTCGTGGCCGAGCTTGGGGATAACTGGCTGGATGTTGGCAGTGGCGGCGGCATGCCCGGCGTGCCGCTGGCGATCATGTTCCCCGAGCGGCGTTTCACCCTGCTCGACTCCAACGGCAAGAAAACCCGTTTTCTGGTGCAGGTGAAGCTGGAGCTGAAACTCGCCAACCTCGAGGTTGTCCACAACCGGGTCGAAGCGTATCGCCCCGAGCAGCCTTTCGATGGCATCAGCTCGCGCGCGTTCAGCAGCCTGGAAGACTTCAGCAACTGGACGCGCCACCTCGGCAGCGTCGACACCCAGTGGCTGGCGATGAAAGGCGTGCACCCGGATGACGAATTGCAGGCCCTGCCGACGGACTTCCGTCTCAGCGCCACGCATGTGTTGCGGGTTCCCGGTTGCCAAGGCCAACGCCATCTGTTGATACTGCGTCGCTCGGTCTAA